A genome region from Thermococcus onnurineus NA1 includes the following:
- a CDS encoding DUF2391 family protein, whose protein sequence is MMSESNADGMMNPEPEHPPADERGKEMEDKLDEIYTSLKELRREVEEKKAPDRLGWDDIAQEIIGAVTFALPFLFTGELWEIAKDISVERSLVILLMTLAIAYLFIAKSQIGNLKKEELFHVPKRLLTVTLIAYLISSGLIYLYGINGIADFTTEQYLNATILISTFAVIGAITVDMVK, encoded by the coding sequence ATGATGAGTGAATCCAATGCTGACGGGATGATGAACCCCGAACCTGAGCACCCACCAGCGGACGAAAGGGGAAAGGAAATGGAAGATAAGCTCGACGAGATATATACCAGCCTTAAGGAGCTTCGCAGGGAGGTTGAGGAAAAGAAGGCACCCGACCGGCTCGGGTGGGACGACATAGCCCAGGAGATCATCGGTGCGGTAACCTTCGCCCTTCCATTCCTCTTCACCGGCGAACTTTGGGAAATCGCCAAAGACATATCCGTAGAGCGCTCCCTGGTAATCCTTCTCATGACCCTGGCCATTGCATACCTCTTCATTGCGAAGTCCCAGATAGGCAACCTCAAAAAAGAGGAGCTCTTCCATGTCCCAAAAAGACTTCTCACCGTGACCTTGATAGCGTATCTGATTTCCTCCGGGTTAATATACCTCTACGGCATCAACGGGATAGCCGACTTTACGACGGAGCAGTACCTCAACGCGACCATACTTATAAGCACATTTGCCGTCATCGGAGCGATAACTGTTGACATGGTGAAGTGA
- a CDS encoding S-layer protein produces MKKALALFVSLTILGLLLTPINAAITGINSANTVIVLPTTKIVNGVPLHIGEDAITGSRLGAFLVLRGISQGTYTTTVSVPVEYHSVVIPDENQIYKLNPIDMPDVGVNVSDVPVGHAVVVQVDFSRVGFNSTNGMAEFLDRSVEIIFNENTTPLDIGGDYKVVSATVDGKDTMYFYAYLEADSESSSLGDSIVVGGWKIKLLDINLDVSKMLIELTYPSGLIKTKTMSEDKYYVMYVDTNGAEDFEEYDTYPSARINELLETGAKNVFLFTPTDFFVGINNAQMVTYDYWYYEKVKQYSDGDVYKGQWIWDIDPDNGLYTLYLHVNESLESFPRVFIGSGDALELPTGWGLEIMAVFQRDENGGIVGVEGYRFVRVATVTRTVSVIAPKVEATDDVYDFIIEDTDLTSLPSDKNVIIIGGWVSNKAWELLGQVYGTNTVDAIKAEVEQKGYVIKELDNPNNPQYKVIILAGKTYEETRLAVEKFMEEM; encoded by the coding sequence ATGAAAAAGGCTTTGGCCCTGTTTGTGAGCCTGACAATTCTGGGCTTGCTCCTTACGCCGATTAATGCAGCTATTACTGGCATTAATTCTGCCAATACCGTGATAGTTCTACCAACCACCAAGATAGTTAACGGCGTGCCCCTTCACATAGGTGAGGACGCGATAACCGGCTCAAGACTCGGAGCTTTTCTGGTTCTCAGGGGGATTTCTCAGGGAACTTACACTACCACCGTTTCTGTACCCGTTGAGTACCACAGTGTGGTTATTCCTGATGAAAACCAGATATACAAACTCAATCCAATCGACATGCCCGACGTCGGAGTGAACGTTAGCGACGTACCCGTGGGACACGCTGTAGTTGTTCAGGTTGACTTCTCCCGCGTTGGGTTTAACTCCACTAACGGGATGGCTGAGTTCCTCGACAGAAGCGTAGAGATAATCTTCAACGAGAACACAACGCCCCTTGATATAGGCGGCGATTATAAGGTTGTCTCGGCGACTGTTGATGGGAAGGACACCATGTACTTCTACGCGTACTTGGAGGCCGACTCTGAATCTAGCTCGCTTGGCGATTCCATAGTCGTCGGTGGCTGGAAGATAAAGCTGCTCGACATAAACCTCGATGTCTCCAAGATGCTCATCGAGCTGACCTATCCCAGCGGCCTCATCAAAACCAAGACCATGAGCGAGGACAAGTACTACGTCATGTACGTCGACACCAACGGTGCCGAGGACTTTGAGGAGTACGACACCTATCCCTCTGCAAGAATAAACGAACTTCTCGAAACTGGGGCGAAGAACGTCTTCCTTTTCACCCCCACGGACTTCTTCGTTGGCATAAACAACGCCCAGATGGTCACCTACGACTACTGGTACTACGAGAAAGTGAAGCAGTACTCGGACGGTGATGTCTATAAAGGCCAGTGGATCTGGGACATAGACCCCGATAACGGGCTCTACACCCTCTACCTCCACGTGAACGAGAGCCTCGAGAGCTTTCCAAGGGTGTTCATAGGGTCGGGAGACGCCCTAGAGCTCCCGACTGGTTGGGGTCTTGAGATTATGGCGGTCTTCCAGAGGGACGAGAACGGAGGGATAGTTGGAGTTGAAGGCTACCGCTTCGTCCGCGTTGCCACGGTTACGAGAACCGTCTCGGTTATCGCTCCGAAAGTCGAGGCTACAGACGATGTTTACGACTTCATCATCGAGGATACCGACCTGACGAGCCTTCCATCGGACAAGAACGTTATAATCATAGGTGGGTGGGTCAGCAACAAAGCCTGGGAGCTCCTCGGGCAGGTCTATGGAACGAACACAGTGGATGCCATTAAGGCCGAGGTAGAGCAGAAAGGATACGTGATAAAAGAGCTGGACAACCCGAACAACCCGCAGTACAAGGTAATCATACTCGCAGGAAAGACCTATGAAGAGACAAGGCTCGCTGTAGAGAAGTTTATGGAAGAAATGTGA
- a CDS encoding MFS transporter has protein sequence MSLQNYRDFSRDAWLLVAYSFISWLGGNIAWFIFPFYLKSLGFDYTNIGIVFSLSTLAQASVLLFSGPLGTRIGYKRAVLLGVSLMFLGRLIQVLYPTIVMLTLGGVLIGIGLAFESPSYMALLSGEVSDEKRHYLFSLSSAMGTIGSAVGLLLAGFLPRYLGYREVFALVLLIIPIRFVLVLFVKSVLANTEKRLNLNKKLLLRIGRFALPSALIGLGAGVTIPYMGLYFNQRFGTSLESIGWLFALQQFIMGLGMFILPMIADRLGSVKTVVSFNGSASFLIAAMPFSPTFMVAAFIYTVRTILMNIVNPIWNSFMMSSFSKEERSTVMALNNLSWTATFGIGQYIGGRLFDFSLTWPFLITAFLYAISMLVFWGFFRDAETKGYKSPSA, from the coding sequence ATGTCACTGCAGAATTACAGGGACTTCAGCAGGGATGCATGGTTGCTCGTGGCCTACTCGTTTATATCCTGGCTAGGCGGCAACATAGCATGGTTCATATTCCCGTTCTATCTAAAATCCCTCGGCTTTGACTACACAAACATTGGGATAGTCTTCTCGCTCTCGACCCTGGCTCAGGCGAGCGTTCTCCTCTTCTCGGGCCCTCTCGGCACGAGGATAGGCTACAAGAGGGCCGTTCTTCTTGGAGTCTCACTGATGTTCTTGGGCAGGCTCATCCAGGTTCTATATCCGACCATAGTCATGCTCACCCTGGGCGGTGTGCTCATTGGAATAGGCCTCGCCTTTGAGAGCCCCTCCTACATGGCCCTGCTGAGCGGTGAAGTTAGCGACGAGAAGAGGCACTACCTCTTCAGTCTCTCCTCCGCGATGGGAACGATAGGTTCCGCAGTGGGCCTCCTTTTAGCTGGCTTCCTGCCAAGGTACTTAGGCTACCGCGAGGTCTTTGCGCTGGTTCTCCTTATAATCCCGATTAGATTCGTCCTCGTGCTCTTCGTGAAGTCCGTTCTGGCAAACACGGAGAAGAGACTCAACCTCAATAAGAAACTGCTCCTGAGAATCGGTCGCTTCGCTCTTCCAAGCGCCCTCATTGGTCTCGGTGCCGGTGTTACGATACCATACATGGGCCTCTACTTCAACCAGCGCTTCGGCACGAGCCTGGAAAGCATAGGCTGGCTCTTCGCCCTTCAGCAGTTCATAATGGGCCTTGGCATGTTTATCCTCCCGATGATAGCGGACAGGCTCGGCAGTGTCAAGACCGTAGTCTCTTTCAACGGAAGTGCCAGTTTCCTGATAGCTGCGATGCCATTCTCCCCGACTTTCATGGTGGCGGCCTTCATCTACACCGTTAGAACTATTCTCATGAACATAGTCAACCCCATATGGAACTCCTTCATGATGAGTTCCTTCTCCAAGGAGGAGCGTTCGACTGTAATGGCCTTGAACAACCTCTCCTGGACGGCCACCTTCGGAATAGGTCAGTACATAGGCGGCAGGCTTTTCGATTTCTCTCTCACCTGGCCGTTCCTTATAACGGCATTCCTTTACGCAATCTCTATGCTTGTCTTCTGGGGTTTCTTCCGGGACGCGGAGACAAAAGGTTATAAGTCCCCATCGGCCTAA
- a CDS encoding DHH family phosphoesterase: MVVKDCPECHGTGKVKVGEKECQVCNGWGYVPADFKLDKQLKGYRNLDYFGVEDEVDEIPCPECHGKGVVPVYDTCPACGGTGRVLACDICGKVKEPWEPGMETTWVCPDCMRKYKVVYILDKTCDYEDVEIGNVYKGTIDRVERFGVFVKLNPHVTGLIKRKDLLGGRDYVPGQEILVQVLDVRPDKREVDLIESALKHYKEVVVRKELPVTPIGELRKDMAGKTVRIRGRVTQIQVTGGPTVFTITDGTGITWAAAFEAPGVRAYPNINVGDIVEIIGKIAFHSGEIQIEVSDMARLWGPEAAEVKKKIEEQLDRKAQPEDVGFLVESEVLEKLKPKIMKAAFMIRRAIYEGRPILLRHHADADGYTSGLALEYAIVPLIEEVSPDPGARWKLFKRRPSRAPFYELEDVLKDIIFMVEDHEKFGDPLPLVVIVDNGGTSEDIPAYKRIKAYGVPIVVIDHHDPREWISEDKAAVDEYVDVHVNPHHIKRGYYELTAGMLATEIARYINPAVEDKIKHLPAIAGTGDRSKAPEFYQYLEIAKKAKGLTEEDLKKIAEVIDHEAYFWKFMDGHGIIDEILLLTGNLQRHRMLIDAIYPEVREKQEKALRASLPHVKSVVLPNGIRFNTIDIELYAPKFSYPSPGKLSGLIHDHFKEKYGEDSPILTLAYGPDFAVVRASDGMAAYNFDLNEIIPKLQEALPSAGIEGGGHSYAGSIKFFEGMRKEVLEEFAKQVLKLKKSS, from the coding sequence ATGGTGGTTAAAGACTGTCCTGAGTGTCACGGAACTGGTAAAGTCAAGGTTGGCGAGAAGGAGTGTCAAGTTTGTAACGGCTGGGGCTATGTTCCGGCTGATTTCAAGCTCGACAAGCAGCTTAAGGGTTATAGAAACCTGGACTACTTCGGCGTTGAAGACGAAGTTGACGAGATACCCTGTCCTGAGTGCCACGGCAAGGGCGTTGTACCAGTTTACGACACTTGCCCCGCCTGCGGCGGAACTGGCCGTGTTCTCGCCTGCGACATCTGTGGTAAGGTGAAGGAGCCCTGGGAACCTGGTATGGAAACCACCTGGGTCTGTCCGGACTGTATGAGGAAATACAAGGTGGTCTATATTCTCGACAAGACCTGCGACTATGAGGACGTTGAGATAGGCAATGTATATAAGGGAACCATAGACAGGGTGGAGCGCTTTGGTGTTTTTGTGAAGCTTAACCCGCACGTTACAGGGCTTATCAAGAGGAAGGACCTCCTTGGCGGTAGGGATTACGTTCCGGGTCAGGAGATACTCGTCCAGGTTCTTGATGTTAGACCCGACAAGCGCGAGGTTGACCTCATAGAGTCGGCCCTTAAGCACTACAAGGAGGTCGTCGTTAGAAAAGAGCTTCCAGTTACTCCAATCGGCGAACTCAGGAAGGACATGGCCGGAAAAACCGTGAGGATACGCGGCAGGGTCACTCAGATACAGGTCACCGGCGGCCCAACGGTCTTCACGATAACCGACGGAACGGGCATAACTTGGGCGGCCGCCTTTGAGGCACCGGGCGTTAGGGCCTATCCTAACATAAACGTCGGCGACATCGTTGAGATAATCGGAAAGATAGCCTTCCACTCCGGCGAGATACAGATAGAAGTCAGCGACATGGCCCGCCTCTGGGGTCCGGAGGCGGCTGAGGTAAAGAAGAAGATTGAAGAGCAACTCGACAGGAAGGCCCAGCCCGAGGACGTTGGCTTCCTCGTGGAGAGCGAGGTTCTGGAGAAGCTCAAGCCGAAGATAATGAAGGCCGCCTTCATGATAAGGCGTGCCATCTACGAGGGAAGACCGATATTGCTGAGACACCACGCGGATGCGGACGGCTACACCTCTGGTCTGGCACTCGAATACGCTATAGTTCCACTCATAGAGGAGGTCTCGCCCGATCCAGGGGCAAGGTGGAAGCTCTTCAAGCGCAGACCTAGCAGAGCACCGTTCTACGAGCTTGAGGATGTTCTCAAGGACATAATCTTCATGGTCGAGGACCACGAGAAGTTCGGCGATCCATTACCGCTCGTCGTCATAGTGGACAACGGCGGAACGAGTGAGGACATTCCAGCCTACAAGCGCATCAAGGCCTACGGCGTTCCGATAGTGGTTATAGACCACCATGACCCGAGGGAGTGGATAAGCGAGGACAAAGCTGCCGTCGATGAGTATGTCGACGTTCACGTCAATCCTCATCATATCAAGCGTGGCTACTACGAACTGACCGCCGGAATGCTCGCAACTGAAATAGCGCGCTACATTAATCCGGCCGTAGAAGACAAGATCAAGCACCTGCCAGCCATAGCCGGAACCGGCGACAGGAGTAAAGCACCGGAGTTTTACCAGTACCTTGAGATAGCCAAGAAGGCGAAGGGTCTAACTGAAGAGGATCTCAAGAAGATAGCCGAGGTTATAGACCACGAAGCTTATTTCTGGAAGTTCATGGACGGGCATGGCATAATCGACGAGATACTTCTCCTAACGGGCAACCTGCAGAGGCACAGAATGCTTATCGACGCAATTTATCCAGAGGTCAGGGAGAAGCAGGAGAAGGCCCTTAGGGCTTCACTGCCTCATGTCAAGAGCGTCGTCCTGCCGAACGGTATAAGGTTCAACACCATAGACATAGAGCTCTATGCACCGAAGTTCAGCTACCCGAGCCCTGGCAAGCTGAGCGGCCTGATCCACGACCACTTCAAGGAGAAATACGGCGAGGACAGCCCGATACTCACTTTGGCCTACGGCCCGGACTTCGCTGTTGTCAGGGCGAGCGACGGCATGGCAGCCTACAACTTCGACCTCAACGAGATAATACCCAAGCTCCAGGAGGCACTCCCGAGCGCTGGCATCGAGGGCGGTGGCCACAGCTACGCTGGCTCAATAAAGTTCTTTGAGGGTATGCGCAAGGAAGTGCTTGAGGAGTTCGCCAAGCAGGTGCTCAAGCTGAAGAAGAGCTCTTGA
- a CDS encoding CGP-CTERM sorting domain-containing protein — MEPPEETSLAKKETRNDEENICGPSLLILIALTPALARKR; from the coding sequence ATAGAGCCACCAGAGGAGACATCACTAGCAAAGAAGGAAACGAGAAATGACGAAGAAAACATCTGCGGTCCTAGCCTGTTGATACTGATAGCACTGACACCTGCACTCGCGAGAAAGCGCTAA
- a CDS encoding PEGA domain-containing protein has translation MINATLKYPTFKLRILTKERGLEVYLDGEPIGETPLNETDVPVGIYSLTIKRNGKIIY, from the coding sequence CTGATTAACGCCACGCTGAAGTACCCAACCTTCAAGCTCAGGATACTGACAAAGGAGAGGGGACTGGAAGTCTATCTCGACGGAGAGCCTATCGGAGAAACGCCCCTTAACGAGACAGACGTTCCAGTAGGCATCTACAGCCTAACGATAAAGCGTAATGGAAAGATAATTTACTAG
- a CDS encoding MFS transporter — protein MGEKEKKIFGVSRNVFLLGIVSFLNDMSSEMIAPVVPTYLTEILGISKVVSGSIMGLIESLSSLFKVLFGYFSDHFRKRKLFVAFGYLFSTIAKGALAFVHSWWDFVTLRVLDRVGKGIRTAPRDALIAESSEKGKTGKSFGFHRMMDTLGAVAGPLAAIAILELLKSLPLETAYRYLFLLSAIPGLIGVVIVILLVKDKGGEVKKKVKGISALKSRNLRLFLVVVAIGALGRYSYAFTLWKAEELGFSVVQGLGFYALFNLIYALSAYPLGTYSDTFGKKRMIALGFGIAALASLAFAYARDFYTLIAAFVLYGLYIAIEDTIPRAYMADLAEEFEKGTIIGAYHTVFGVFVFPASVIAGWLWQNYSLTYSFIFAALMNAIAMVLMAFVRE, from the coding sequence ATGGGGGAGAAGGAAAAGAAAATCTTCGGCGTTAGCCGGAACGTCTTCCTGCTCGGGATCGTCAGCTTCCTCAACGACATGAGCAGTGAGATGATAGCACCGGTAGTACCAACTTATCTGACTGAAATCCTGGGAATTAGCAAGGTCGTGAGCGGCTCGATAATGGGCCTCATCGAAAGCCTGAGCTCGCTGTTTAAAGTACTTTTCGGCTACTTCAGCGACCACTTTAGAAAAAGGAAGCTCTTCGTGGCCTTCGGCTACCTGTTCTCCACCATCGCCAAGGGGGCCCTTGCATTCGTCCACTCGTGGTGGGACTTTGTAACCCTAAGGGTTCTCGACAGGGTAGGCAAAGGAATAAGAACCGCACCAAGAGACGCGCTCATTGCCGAATCCAGTGAGAAGGGGAAGACAGGCAAGTCCTTTGGCTTTCACAGAATGATGGATACGCTTGGAGCTGTTGCCGGACCGCTGGCGGCGATAGCGATTCTGGAGCTGCTCAAAAGCCTGCCCCTAGAAACCGCCTACCGCTATCTCTTCCTGCTCTCGGCTATTCCAGGCTTAATCGGAGTCGTTATCGTCATACTGCTGGTCAAAGACAAAGGCGGCGAGGTAAAGAAGAAGGTAAAGGGCATCTCGGCACTCAAATCCAGAAACCTGCGCCTCTTCCTCGTCGTGGTTGCCATCGGCGCCCTCGGCAGGTACAGCTATGCCTTCACACTCTGGAAGGCAGAGGAGCTCGGCTTCTCAGTCGTTCAGGGACTGGGCTTTTACGCGCTCTTCAACCTAATCTACGCTCTCTCAGCCTATCCCCTCGGAACCTACTCGGACACCTTCGGAAAGAAGAGGATGATAGCCCTCGGTTTCGGAATAGCGGCCCTGGCATCGCTGGCCTTCGCATACGCGAGGGACTTCTACACACTCATAGCAGCCTTCGTGCTCTATGGCCTCTACATAGCCATCGAGGACACCATACCGAGAGCCTACATGGCTGACTTAGCGGAGGAATTCGAGAAGGGGACAATCATAGGCGCATACCACACTGTCTTTGGTGTCTTTGTCTTTCCAGCCTCGGTGATAGCAGGCTGGCTGTGGCAGAACTATTCACTGACCTACTCGTTCATCTTCGCGGCGCTGATGAACGCGATAGCTATGGTTCTGATGGCGTTTGTGAGGGAGTAG
- a CDS encoding PadR family transcriptional regulator, with the protein MKYRDFLTLHVLHHAEREPITGSFMMEELKRHGYHISPGTIYPLLHGMEESGLLKSHWEVRDGRRVRVYEITPKGKKALEEGRERVRELCRELLEE; encoded by the coding sequence ATGAAATACCGCGACTTCTTGACTCTACACGTTCTCCACCACGCAGAAAGGGAGCCAATAACCGGTTCTTTCATGATGGAAGAGCTCAAAAGACATGGCTATCACATCAGCCCGGGCACGATATACCCCCTTCTGCACGGCATGGAGGAAAGCGGGCTCCTAAAGAGCCACTGGGAAGTGCGGGACGGAAGGCGCGTCAGGGTCTACGAGATAACTCCGAAGGGAAAGAAAGCCCTCGAAGAGGGCAGGGAACGAGTTAGGGAGCTGTGCAGAGAACTCCTGGAGGAGTGA
- a CDS encoding PaaI family thioesterase, translated as MEQRTHILTSETLVGKPVKIEEGYAEVVLQTTDEMKVDEYGLVHGGFTFGLADYAAMLAVNEPTVVLGKAEVRFLKPVKAGERLLAKASLVEDLGKKKLVKAEVFNEKNEKVFEGTFHCYVLEKHVLE; from the coding sequence GTGGAGCAGAGAACGCATATTCTAACCTCTGAGACCCTTGTGGGGAAGCCCGTTAAGATTGAAGAAGGCTATGCAGAGGTCGTTCTTCAGACGACGGACGAGATGAAGGTCGACGAGTACGGACTGGTTCATGGAGGCTTCACCTTCGGGCTTGCCGATTACGCGGCCATGCTCGCTGTAAACGAACCGACCGTTGTTCTCGGAAAGGCCGAAGTGCGCTTTTTGAAACCGGTCAAAGCCGGCGAGAGACTCCTCGCTAAGGCCTCTCTGGTGGAGGATCTGGGCAAAAAGAAGCTCGTGAAAGCCGAAGTGTTCAACGAGAAGAACGAGAAGGTCTTTGAGGGAACCTTCCACTGCTACGTCCTTGAGAAGCACGTCCTCGAGTGA
- a CDS encoding DUF2240 family protein produces the protein MHPLKRAVEYKGSVEFTRSELVGIIAFSLRLMDIKATKELIEKSIESGLLEEREGKLVVNEVLLEEEEASEDLFNEMVEYIAKSLGWEREEVLEGIKTMRERYGDLDEKVLAYLFGMDKGVDMAKFRERLEL, from the coding sequence GTGCACCCGCTGAAGCGCGCCGTCGAGTATAAAGGCTCGGTTGAGTTCACGAGGAGCGAACTCGTTGGAATCATCGCCTTCAGCCTCAGGCTCATGGACATTAAAGCCACGAAGGAGCTCATAGAGAAATCCATCGAGAGTGGTCTCCTTGAGGAGAGGGAAGGAAAGCTGGTTGTAAACGAGGTCTTGTTAGAAGAGGAAGAGGCCAGTGAAGACCTCTTCAACGAGATGGTTGAATACATAGCGAAGTCCCTCGGCTGGGAACGGGAGGAGGTTCTCGAAGGCATCAAAACTATGCGCGAGCGCTACGGTGACCTTGACGAGAAGGTTCTGGCGTATCTCTTTGGTATGGATAAGGGAGTGGACATGGCAAAGTTCAGGGAAAGGCTTGAGCTCTAG
- a CDS encoding substrate-binding domain-containing protein — protein MNKKIKLLALLVFLFVGFSYGCISNTNTSTTSTVSEKPKVLTISTTTSLYDTGILENVVAPIFKEKYNIELRFIPKGTGGAILDAKSGASDAILVHALSKEQAFMEEGYGVNRKVFAYNFFVIVGPKDDPAGIRGLSVTEALKKIVEYGRAHPDQLVWVSRDDGSGTNTKEIALWKNAGFEFEALKNESWFGTTGSGMGNTLLYTSERNAYTLSDIGTYLKYQKEGKINLDVLVDKGEELINVYAIIIINPEKIPGKDFEGAMLLAEWLTSEEGQKAIAEYGKDEFGRPLFYPAVPVLKSQEGDVFKWILKYGFMKDGDKYTECPEKFRYKPTYDFFEFPASVVEG, from the coding sequence ATGAATAAGAAGATAAAGCTGTTGGCTCTACTGGTGTTCCTCTTTGTTGGGTTTTCCTATGGTTGTATTAGTAACACGAACACCAGCACAACAAGCACTGTCTCCGAGAAGCCCAAGGTTTTGACGATTTCAACAACAACCAGCCTCTACGATACTGGAATTCTTGAGAATGTGGTCGCGCCAATCTTCAAGGAAAAGTACAATATAGAGCTCCGTTTCATTCCTAAGGGAACCGGTGGGGCGATACTCGACGCTAAAAGCGGTGCCAGTGACGCTATCCTCGTTCACGCTCTGTCGAAGGAGCAGGCCTTTATGGAAGAGGGCTACGGCGTTAACAGGAAGGTTTTCGCCTACAACTTCTTTGTCATCGTCGGCCCCAAGGACGACCCGGCTGGAATAAGAGGGCTCAGCGTTACTGAGGCATTGAAAAAGATAGTCGAGTACGGAAGGGCACATCCTGACCAGCTCGTCTGGGTCTCAAGAGATGATGGTTCCGGAACCAACACCAAGGAGATAGCTCTCTGGAAGAATGCTGGCTTTGAGTTTGAAGCTTTAAAGAACGAGAGCTGGTTCGGTACGACTGGTTCTGGAATGGGTAACACCCTTCTCTACACCAGCGAGAGAAATGCCTACACTCTCTCCGACATCGGTACATACCTCAAGTACCAGAAGGAAGGCAAGATAAACCTCGATGTCCTCGTCGACAAGGGTGAAGAGCTTATCAACGTCTACGCTATAATCATCATTAATCCTGAAAAGATACCGGGCAAGGACTTTGAAGGCGCGATGCTCCTCGCTGAGTGGCTGACCTCAGAGGAGGGCCAGAAGGCAATAGCTGAGTACGGAAAGGACGAATTCGGAAGACCTCTATTCTACCCAGCGGTTCCGGTCCTTAAGAGCCAGGAGGGAGACGTCTTCAAGTGGATACTCAAGTACGGCTTCATGAAGGACGGCGACAAGTACACCGAGTGCCCTGAGAAGTTCAGGTACAAGCCTACCTACGACTTCTTCGAGTTCCCTGCCTCGGTCGTGGAAGGCTAA
- a CDS encoding ABC transporter permease, with protein sequence MAWDYIIQGFSEAIKLIDDPYVIEIALRSIKVSGMATLIAVVWSLPLSVLLGLRDFPGKWLVKTLINGLMGVPTVIWGLVLYLMFVPLGPLGSLGLLYTEMGISIGQALLITPIIMSIVVSSLESIEGEIRELALTLGADEIRASLQVVRESIGGIVLAIIAAFNRAISELGIALMIGGNIYVKGGVYNTRVLTTAIQMYTVRAEVSIAIALGIILMGIVLTVNLLSNFVRKWLA encoded by the coding sequence ATGGCATGGGACTACATAATCCAGGGATTTTCAGAGGCCATCAAACTGATAGATGACCCGTACGTCATTGAGATAGCCCTCCGTTCAATCAAGGTCTCTGGGATGGCTACTCTCATTGCCGTTGTCTGGTCTTTGCCACTCTCGGTTCTGCTTGGACTCAGGGACTTTCCGGGTAAGTGGCTCGTGAAGACACTGATAAACGGCCTCATGGGAGTTCCCACCGTCATCTGGGGGCTGGTGCTGTACCTTATGTTCGTTCCACTCGGCCCACTAGGCTCACTGGGCCTGCTCTATACCGAGATGGGAATAAGCATCGGCCAGGCTCTGCTGATCACTCCGATAATCATGAGCATAGTCGTGAGCTCCCTGGAATCCATTGAGGGTGAAATAAGAGAGCTTGCTTTAACCCTTGGTGCCGATGAGATTAGGGCTTCCTTACAAGTCGTCAGGGAGAGCATCGGGGGGATAGTCCTGGCGATAATAGCGGCCTTCAACAGGGCAATATCCGAACTCGGTATAGCGCTCATGATAGGCGGAAACATCTACGTAAAGGGCGGCGTCTACAATACCCGCGTCCTGACGACGGCTATACAGATGTACACGGTCAGGGCTGAGGTAAGCATAGCCATAGCGCTGGGCATAATCCTGATGGGCATAGTCCTTACCGTGAACCTTCTATCGAACTTCGTGAGGAAGTGGTTGGCATGA
- a CDS encoding ABC transporter ATP-binding protein: MSLVRVLNLVKAYDGKRALDGVSLEIMKGEIFCVMGHSGAGKTTLLRVLALLERPDSGEYYFDGVRVSWNRPGSIRKEITMVFQTPVMFNTTVFKNIAYGLMLRGYPMAEIKRRVEEVLRLVRLEGYEHRKAKTLSGGEKQRVAIARAIVLEPKLLLMDEPTANLDPTNSTIIEDIVRKIAKENGTTIVFSTHNMFQAKRLADRIAHMYSGRIVEIGNTREIFEKPKNELTRKFINGELF; encoded by the coding sequence ATGAGCCTTGTTAGGGTTCTAAACCTTGTCAAGGCCTATGATGGAAAAAGGGCTCTTGACGGCGTCAGTCTTGAAATCATGAAAGGTGAGATATTCTGCGTTATGGGCCACAGTGGTGCAGGAAAGACGACCCTCCTGAGGGTTCTTGCCCTGCTTGAACGGCCAGATTCCGGTGAGTACTACTTCGATGGGGTCAGAGTTTCTTGGAACCGGCCGGGAAGTATCAGAAAGGAAATAACAATGGTGTTCCAGACGCCGGTGATGTTCAACACCACAGTCTTCAAGAACATAGCCTATGGCCTGATGCTGAGGGGTTATCCAATGGCCGAGATCAAGAGGAGGGTGGAAGAAGTTCTGAGGCTTGTGAGGCTTGAGGGGTACGAGCACAGAAAGGCAAAGACCCTCTCGGGTGGCGAGAAGCAGAGAGTGGCCATAGCGAGGGCGATAGTGCTGGAGCCAAAACTCCTCCTGATGGACGAACCAACTGCCAATCTGGATCCGACGAACTCCACCATAATAGAGGACATAGTCCGGAAGATTGCTAAGGAAAACGGGACCACAATAGTCTTCTCTACTCATAACATGTTCCAGGCCAAGAGGCTCGCGGACAGGATTGCCCACATGTATTCCGGACGGATTGTTGAGATTGGGAATACAAGGGAAATCTTCGAGAAACCCAAAAATGAGCTAACGAGGAAGTTCATCAACGGTGAGCTTTTCTGA